A single bacterium DNA region contains:
- a CDS encoding glycosyltransferase N-terminal domain-containing protein produces the protein MKLFYQIFYNALGLPLLYSGFFLGAVFNEKIRKGLVGRKKLILKLKKKLTPGKWLWFHISSMGEFEQAKPIISTLKEKKDVQILVTFFSPSGYEPNINYKDADIVSYLPFDTAANTKKMLKLVNPAGLIFIKYDLWPNLVWQAKKMKIPILLADGSLSHTKLNLLTKSFYKQVYSSLDTICAILKEDETIFKTLTTQTKILVTGDTRYDQVYQRLIKVKKEESKTRNFFPDEAKIIVAGSTWQKDEEIILSAYKHLLSQFKDLILILVPHEPNSERLKEIEKMTSKLNLLSIKWSTLEESRTIGDAKVIVVDRIGLLARLYQLGDLTYVGGSFGYGVHNCLEPAVMGKPVFFGPRINNSKEARLLVERGAGFVVTTSQGLTTIMIRLLTHQELLAKSGQSAFELVKENLGATGKIMMEIEKIML, from the coding sequence ATGAAACTTTTTTACCAAATATTCTATAACGCCCTGGGGTTACCACTTCTTTATTCTGGATTCTTTTTAGGGGCTGTTTTTAATGAAAAGATAAGAAAAGGGTTAGTCGGAAGAAAAAAACTTATCCTTAAGTTAAAGAAGAAATTAACCCCAGGGAAATGGCTCTGGTTTCATATCAGTTCGATGGGAGAATTTGAGCAGGCAAAACCTATCATTAGCACTTTAAAAGAAAAAAAGGATGTCCAAATATTAGTTACCTTCTTCTCTCCATCAGGCTATGAACCTAATATTAATTATAAAGACGCCGATATTGTTTCCTATCTACCGTTTGATACAGCCGCTAATACTAAAAAAATGCTTAAACTTGTTAATCCAGCCGGACTTATTTTTATTAAATATGACCTCTGGCCTAATCTTGTCTGGCAAGCGAAAAAAATGAAGATTCCAATACTTTTAGCTGACGGAAGCCTTTCCCACACCAAATTGAACTTGCTTACAAAATCATTTTATAAACAGGTATATAGTTCTCTTGACACCATTTGTGCCATTTTAAAAGAGGATGAGACGATTTTTAAAACATTAACTACACAAACTAAAATTTTAGTTACTGGCGATACCCGATATGACCAGGTATATCAAAGATTAATCAAGGTCAAAAAAGAAGAATCTAAAACCCGAAACTTTTTCCCGGATGAGGCGAAAATAATTGTCGCTGGAAGCACCTGGCAAAAGGATGAGGAAATAATATTATCCGCATATAAGCACCTCCTGAGCCAATTTAAAGATTTAATCTTAATTTTAGTCCCGCATGAACCAAATTCTGAAAGATTGAAGGAAATAGAAAAAATGACCTCAAAATTAAACCTTTTATCTATCAAATGGTCAACATTAGAAGAATCCCGCACAATTGGTGATGCAAAAGTAATCGTCGTGGACCGGATAGGGCTATTAGCCCGACTTTATCAACTGGGGGATTTGACTTATGTGGGAGGGAGTTTTGGTTATGGGGTGCATAATTGTCTTGAGCCAGCGGTTATGGGTAAACCCGTCTTTTTCGGCCCCCGGATAAATAATTCTAAAGAGGCAAGATTATTAGTCGAAAGAGGAGCAGGATTTGTCGTTACCACTTCGCAAGGATTGACAACTATAATGATACGATTATTAACCCACCAAGAATTACTTGCTAAATCAGGTCAATCTGCCTTTGAATTAGTTAAGGAAAACTTAGGTGCTACGGGAAAAATTATGATGGAAATAGAAAAAATAATGCTATGA
- a CDS encoding slipin family protein produces the protein MGHISLVVIGFAIVLLIGGIKVLREYERAVVFRLGRLVGDRGPGIIYIIPLFEQWNKVDLRTVTMDIPPQEVITRDNVTVRVNAVCYFRVLNPANAITKITNYVYATSQIAQTTLRSVLGQSELDELLAHRDKINQELQRIIDSQTDPWGIKVSVVEVKDVELPEAMKRAMAKQAEAEREKRAKIIHAEGEFLAAEKLTQAAEVINKVPVAVQLRYLQTLTEIGVEKNTTVVFPIPIDILQPFLNLIGKEKQ, from the coding sequence ATGGGACATATTTCATTAGTGGTGATAGGTTTTGCGATTGTGCTTTTAATTGGCGGAATTAAGGTTTTGCGTGAGTATGAAAGAGCCGTAGTTTTTAGATTGGGAAGGTTAGTTGGTGACCGGGGACCAGGGATTATTTATATTATTCCATTATTTGAACAATGGAATAAGGTTGATTTAAGAACTGTTACAATGGATATTCCACCACAAGAAGTCATTACGCGGGATAATGTGACTGTTCGAGTTAATGCTGTTTGTTATTTCCGAGTGCTTAATCCAGCAAATGCGATTACTAAAATCACTAATTATGTTTATGCGACTTCGCAAATTGCTCAAACGACCTTAAGAAGTGTTCTTGGACAATCAGAATTAGATGAGTTATTAGCACATCGGGATAAAATAAATCAGGAGTTACAGCGAATAATCGATTCTCAAACAGACCCATGGGGAATAAAGGTAAGTGTGGTTGAGGTAAAGGATGTTGAGTTACCTGAGGCGATGAAACGAGCAATGGCAAAACAGGCTGAGGCAGAACGGGAAAAGCGGGCGAAGATTATTCATGCCGAAGGTGAATTCCTGGCGGCAGAAAAATTAACTCAAGCCGCTGAGGTTATCAATAAAGTTCCTGTCGCCGTTCAACTCAGATATTTACAAACCTTAACTGAAATAGGGGTTGAAAAAAATACAACGGTTGTCTTTCCAATTCCAATAGATATCCTTCAACCTTTCTTAAACTTAATTGGAAAAGAAAAACAGTAG